One Candidatus Deferrimicrobium sp. genomic window, GCGTTCGAGCCGCCCGTCACCCTCCGATCGGGTTACTTCGCGCCGTGCTCCTTGGCGAGGTAGTCAACGATCTTCGCCGCCTCGGCGTCGGAGATCCAGTCGACCTTCTTCGCCCGCATCTGCTTGACGATCTCCGCCCACTTCTCCTTCGTCTCCTTGCGGGCCGTCGCCCGGTCGATGCCGTGGCAGACGCTGCACTTCATCTCGAAGACGGTCTTTCCGTCCGGTATGGGAGCCGCCATGGGAGGCGGAGGGGCCGCGGGCTTGGGGGGTTCCTGCTTGGCGCAGCCGATGGCCAATGCGAGAAACACCACGGAGACGACGATCAGGAGCACGGAGCGCACGCGCATATCGGACTTCCTCCCTGGGGGAAACGAATTGCGGGTATC contains:
- a CDS encoding c-type cytochrome — encoded protein: MRVRSVLLIVVSVVFLALAIGCAKQEPPKPAAPPPPMAAPIPDGKTVFEMKCSVCHGIDRATARKETKEKWAEIVKQMRAKKVDWISDAEAAKIVDYLAKEHGAK